ATAACAGTTTTTTTGATTTCATGACCAGGTCAAACGGTTAGAATGCATATCAGAATGTCAATGGTTTACCGGCATAGTAATCCACGATTTTCAGTTTGAAAAAGTAGTCGTACTTGGCCTGTAGCAGATCGGATCTGGATTTGGCCAACCTGTTCTTTGTTTCGATATAGGTCACCGCATCCACCAATCCCTGTTCGGCTTTCAGATCGGTGTACCTGAATGCTTCCTGCAGGGCGTCTGTGCTCTTCTGTGATGCCCGGAATTTGTTGTATGCAGCCGTGGCATCCGCTACAGCCTGCTGCACATCTTTCCTCAACTGATTTCTGGCCTGCTCTTCATTGATGTGAGCTTTCTCCAGGGTGATTTTCGCATTGCCAACAGCCGTGCGGGTACGCCACCCGTTCAGGATCGGGATGGAGAGATAAAAACCGATGGCCTTACTGAAGTTCTGATCGATCTGGTCAGAGAAAGGGGTGATTTCATAGGTACTGGAATAGCTGGGCACCAATACTTCCTGCCCACCCGATGTATACCCGATGGTATCCACGCCTGTGAGGGTGATATCTTTTAACTGTTGACGGGCATCGGAATAACCCGATCCGTAAGAAGCGCTGACCGACAGGGTGGGGCTTTGCGCACCCCTGGCCATGGCAAGGCTTTTTTCCGCACCCTTCGTCCGGTATTCCGCCGCAGCAATTTCCGGTAAGGTTTGTGCGGCCTTCTCGGACAATACCGTCGGATTTTCCAGGATGGGCGCTACGTTGTCTACATCCAGCTGTGGCTTCTCGATACTGAAGCCGTCGGTTGAAGGCAATTCCAACCATTGCGCCAGGTTCAGGTATGCCATGTCCAGCTGGTTGCGGGCATTCACTTCCGCCAGTTGATCCAGGGCGAGTTGTGCCTCCATATCCAGTTCGTTGCCTTTGGCGAGGGCACCTGCACCCACGAGGTTGCGGGTACGTTCCAGTTGTTTCTCGGAATAGCTGACCTGGTCACTTGCGGTAGACAACAACTCTTGTGCGAACAATACCTGCAGGTAGCCATTGACCACAGCCAACACAATGTCGTTGCGGTTTTTCTCCAGATCTGC
The DNA window shown above is from Flavobacteriales bacterium and carries:
- a CDS encoding TolC family protein, yielding MLKCLLAVMLFTALSSHAQTTWTLQQCIDQALKNNLQLRQGELNAGLSENNLLQSKISLLPTLNGNASQSYNFGRTVDPFTNSFITDRVRSNSFSLSSSVTLFSGFQNINNVQKAKYTHLADQADLEKNRNDIVLAVVNGYLQVLFAQELLSTASDQVSYSEKQLERTRNLVGAGALAKGNELDMEAQLALDQLAEVNARNQLDMAYLNLAQWLELPSTDGFSIEKPQLDVDNVAPILENPTVLSEKAAQTLPEIAAAEYRTKGAEKSLAMARGAQSPTLSVSASYGSGYSDARQQLKDITLTGVDTIGYTSGGQEVLVPSYSSTYEITPFSDQIDQNFSKAIGFYLSIPILNGWRTRTAVGNAKITLEKAHINEEQARNQLRKDVQQAVADATAAYNKFRASQKSTDALQEAFRYTDLKAEQGLVDAVTYIETKNRLAKSRSDLLQAKYDYFFKLKIVDYYAGKPLTF